A single genomic interval of Alteromonas sp. BL110 harbors:
- a CDS encoding zinc ribbon domain-containing protein yields the protein MALVDCPSCNKKTSDKAKTCPHCDFKIGDATSEDIERKQSLQRFKKLASIQNQSLIAMLIFVASFGFMYWGGTRPGDLQHNLAILGAVVGFVWYLVNRARIVYIKRFS from the coding sequence ATGGCATTAGTTGACTGTCCTTCATGTAATAAAAAAACGTCTGATAAAGCAAAGACGTGCCCTCACTGCGATTTTAAAATCGGAGACGCTACCTCAGAAGATATAGAGCGCAAACAAAGCTTACAAAGATTTAAAAAATTAGCGAGTATCCAGAACCAGTCGCTTATTGCTATGCTGATATTTGTTGCGAGTTTTGGCTTCATGTATTGGGGCGGAACCCGCCCGGGCGATTTGCAACATAATTTAGCTATTTTGGGCGCTGTGGTTGGCTTTGTATGGTACTTAGTAAACCGCGCGCGAATTGTTTACATAAAGCGTTTTTCCTAA
- a CDS encoding alanine/glycine:cation symporter family protein has translation MEGLYGFLTMLDGFLGGAFWFPYVLLGVGLFFTVYLKFPQIRFFKHAWQVVTGKFDKESDPGDTTHFRALTTALSGTVGTGNISGVAFAIFLGGPAALFWMWVTAFLGMTTKFVEVTLSHKYRVKTEDGTMAGGPMYYMDRRLNMKWLAVAFAIATVVSSFGTGNLPQSNGIAQSIEATFGFEPWLVGSVLGILLALVILGGIQRIAAFTARVVPVMAVIYLIGALAVIFANLENIGPSFAAVIGDAFTGSAAAGGFLGSSLAYAFNRGVNRGLFSNEAGQGSAPIAHAAAKTKEPASEGMVSLLEPFIDTILICTVTGLVILSSGVWKEKHENVFDRSDMYFVAGQYDDSNQADVDKLYGYLNEIDGNSVEPYTGSITVVNGTAVSDGFTLLNARSIAEDVKYAVGSEDLFTGTLKIVDGKPVKDNLEVSGKSLVHSAALTTIAFTRGFFGDAGQYIVSIGLMLFAFSTAIAWSYYGDRAMTYLFGPRSVMPYRVIYVAGFVWAAFSDTTLVWALSAVAIVVMTLPNLFGIMLLCKEMKETVNDYWSRHKK, from the coding sequence TTGGAAGGGTTATATGGTTTTCTAACTATGCTCGATGGTTTCTTAGGGGGCGCGTTCTGGTTTCCTTATGTACTGTTAGGCGTAGGTCTTTTCTTTACGGTTTATCTTAAGTTTCCGCAAATTCGTTTCTTTAAACATGCTTGGCAGGTTGTTACCGGTAAGTTTGATAAAGAAAGCGATCCAGGCGACACCACGCATTTTCGCGCACTAACTACCGCACTGTCTGGCACTGTGGGTACAGGTAATATCTCAGGTGTTGCATTCGCTATTTTCCTTGGTGGTCCTGCTGCACTATTTTGGATGTGGGTGACCGCCTTTTTGGGTATGACGACGAAGTTTGTTGAAGTAACTCTGTCACATAAATACCGCGTAAAAACAGAAGATGGCACCATGGCTGGTGGCCCTATGTATTATATGGATCGTCGCCTTAACATGAAGTGGTTAGCGGTAGCCTTTGCTATTGCCACAGTAGTAAGTTCATTTGGTACGGGTAATCTTCCGCAAAGTAATGGTATAGCGCAAAGTATTGAAGCTACCTTTGGCTTCGAACCTTGGTTGGTAGGTAGTGTACTGGGTATTCTTCTTGCCTTGGTCATTCTTGGTGGTATCCAACGAATTGCAGCGTTTACAGCGCGTGTTGTTCCGGTTATGGCAGTTATTTACCTTATTGGTGCACTTGCCGTTATTTTCGCTAATCTAGAAAATATCGGGCCTTCGTTTGCCGCAGTTATCGGTGATGCGTTCACCGGTTCAGCTGCAGCAGGTGGTTTCTTGGGGTCTTCGTTAGCTTATGCGTTTAACCGAGGCGTTAACCGAGGTCTGTTTTCAAACGAAGCGGGCCAGGGCTCTGCGCCTATTGCGCATGCAGCAGCAAAAACAAAAGAGCCTGCGTCAGAAGGTATGGTCTCGCTACTTGAGCCTTTCATCGACACCATTCTAATATGTACTGTTACTGGTTTAGTTATTCTTTCATCAGGCGTTTGGAAAGAAAAACACGAAAACGTATTCGACCGTTCAGACATGTACTTTGTAGCCGGGCAATATGATGATTCAAACCAAGCTGATGTAGATAAACTTTACGGATATCTGAATGAGATTGATGGAAACAGCGTAGAGCCGTACACAGGGTCTATCACCGTAGTAAATGGTACTGCCGTAAGCGATGGATTTACCCTACTTAACGCGCGTTCTATCGCAGAAGACGTGAAGTACGCAGTAGGTAGTGAAGACTTGTTTACCGGTACATTAAAAATTGTCGACGGAAAACCAGTTAAAGATAATCTTGAAGTGAGCGGTAAGTCGCTAGTTCACTCAGCAGCGCTCACCACTATTGCTTTTACGCGTGGTTTCTTTGGCGATGCGGGGCAGTATATTGTCTCAATTGGCTTAATGTTATTTGCTTTCTCAACCGCTATCGCTTGGTCTTATTATGGCGATCGCGCAATGACCTACCTGTTTGGTCCTCGCTCTGTAATGCCGTATCGCGTTATTTACGTGGCAGGCTTTGTTTGGGCGGCATTCTCTGATACCACGCTTGTTTGGGCGCTTTCTGCCGTGGCAATTGTAGTAATGACGCTTCCGAACTTGTTTGGCATCATGCTGCTATGTAAGGAAATGAAAGAAACGGTCAACGACTACTGGTCTCGACACAAAAAATAG
- a CDS encoding DUF1328 domain-containing protein, with product MLGWAITFFIIAIIAAVFGFGGIAGAATGIAQFLFFVFIALLVISLIANALRGKSPRA from the coding sequence ATGCTAGGTTGGGCAATCACATTTTTTATCATCGCCATTATTGCAGCAGTTTTTGGTTTTGGAGGCATCGCAGGTGCAGCAACAGGTATCGCACAATTTCTTTTCTTTGTGTTTATCGCGTTGTTGGTAATTTCACTTATCGCTAATGCGCTACGTGGAAAATCACCAAGGGCCTAA
- a CDS encoding DUF349 domain-containing protein — protein MQAIENLSPDKAQEKTILHELAFNDEDANVSLAALEKLNSFVLWLKMSQIAKQSRVKKVAEKKVNAALLGDGDVTLSRQEVFSFLTETANADLVVQLIPQMLKKEPTVLEDDNLARALIEKVGKPSFTQFVFLEGASSQLRTQLINAHSDVSDLQKLARKVSCDALTAQINARIEAIKEAAKRPVELKKQLTLGLSKYQALLDKSDVETIDEKRNELESGLTGLFAQIDLLTQDERADYEEKRARISEQLERYLSRIRPAWEEKQRASQRANTKALCEQQLTYAKEQVSWLYNSRLCDATLADVATVNESVRGVEATLEQLARLDGESTTDKRITQIKHSVDELNEQLDRFSMQQQYGQKLLIKLQSLEDIAAKIVALSDSVSEKSTRDLSAGEASASAEDLSQLNGGDEVKATLKAEFDEARQAYKALSGEIRAVPKALSKRFNAATSSVNAKERAQKSKENEQVKHVRKHISVIDNLISQGKFRAAISKFSKLQESYDALPNTAKKSVEKRFEKTAGDVSRLEGWQDYLAAPRKPALVAEAQALADTAPDDIKQRSEAIKYLRKQWLSLTPSSSNNDESSDNSLQQQFDDALEKAFEPCRAYYAKLDEQRIASREQRESIINTVKAMDINMPEAELVKAFDRASKKWHSAGQVEREVYEQLRQEWKTVSSPIQDKVSQWQSDNKAQKRALVVKAQQLSTGEDIADAADKAQQLQKQWKQIGHAGKREESKLWAEFKAANDSVFERLKAQRKLQNNASNALVDSLLSQVEAIDINSDDAGFTQAVDAVQAQLSDLPKAQRSKIERKLESIEKKRETLAKSAQSQARVARAEALVSLLQLSVGEGSGDEQSLAETMGKRWSSLLGQSTGSAMSQHDRQWLTVALEVAAGVPSPDADASIRSSVQLQMMTSKLEQGEAATASDILADWLSYDSIDKADKNLIQRVVAVIGANPEIVA, from the coding sequence ATGCAGGCAATCGAGAATCTTTCTCCCGATAAGGCACAGGAAAAAACAATTCTTCACGAACTGGCATTTAATGACGAAGATGCAAATGTCAGTCTAGCGGCACTCGAAAAGCTAAACAGCTTTGTACTGTGGCTTAAAATGTCGCAAATTGCCAAGCAGTCCCGGGTGAAAAAAGTGGCTGAGAAAAAGGTAAACGCCGCTTTGTTAGGTGATGGTGATGTCACGCTTTCCCGCCAAGAGGTTTTTTCGTTTTTAACTGAAACGGCCAACGCCGACTTAGTGGTGCAGTTGATACCGCAAATGTTGAAAAAAGAGCCCACGGTCTTGGAAGACGACAATTTAGCTAGGGCGCTTATTGAAAAAGTGGGCAAGCCTTCGTTTACTCAGTTTGTCTTTTTAGAGGGGGCTAGTAGCCAGCTGCGAACCCAGTTAATCAACGCCCATTCAGACGTTTCAGATTTGCAGAAGCTTGCTAGAAAAGTGTCTTGTGATGCGCTTACAGCGCAAATTAATGCGCGTATTGAAGCTATCAAAGAGGCTGCAAAGCGCCCTGTAGAGCTTAAAAAACAACTTACTTTGGGGCTTTCTAAATATCAGGCTCTGCTCGACAAGTCAGATGTAGAAACCATTGATGAAAAGCGTAATGAGCTTGAAAGCGGGTTGACAGGCCTGTTTGCTCAAATTGACTTACTCACTCAGGACGAGCGCGCTGATTACGAAGAAAAGCGCGCACGTATAAGTGAGCAACTCGAGCGATACTTAAGCCGTATTCGCCCTGCGTGGGAAGAAAAGCAACGAGCGTCACAACGGGCTAATACTAAAGCCTTGTGCGAGCAGCAGCTGACTTACGCCAAAGAGCAGGTTTCCTGGCTCTACAACAGCAGGCTTTGTGACGCTACGCTTGCTGATGTGGCTACAGTTAATGAAAGCGTACGCGGAGTTGAAGCAACACTCGAACAGCTAGCGCGCTTGGATGGTGAGTCTACAACTGATAAGCGCATTACACAGATTAAACACTCTGTTGACGAGCTAAACGAGCAGCTTGATCGCTTCTCTATGCAGCAGCAATACGGTCAAAAGCTACTGATAAAACTTCAGTCTCTCGAGGATATCGCCGCAAAGATCGTTGCGTTAAGTGATAGCGTTTCGGAAAAAAGTACTCGCGATTTGAGCGCCGGAGAAGCTAGCGCTTCGGCTGAGGACTTGAGCCAACTGAATGGTGGCGACGAAGTCAAAGCGACGCTTAAAGCGGAGTTCGACGAAGCGCGTCAAGCGTATAAAGCGCTAAGTGGCGAAATCCGTGCCGTTCCTAAAGCACTTTCTAAGCGCTTTAACGCAGCGACTAGCAGTGTGAATGCCAAAGAGCGTGCTCAGAAATCTAAAGAAAATGAGCAAGTGAAGCACGTTAGAAAGCACATTAGCGTTATTGATAACTTGATTTCTCAAGGCAAGTTTCGCGCTGCTATTTCGAAGTTTTCAAAGCTCCAAGAAAGTTATGATGCACTGCCAAACACAGCGAAAAAGAGTGTTGAAAAACGATTTGAAAAGACAGCTGGCGATGTGTCGCGCCTAGAAGGATGGCAAGATTACCTGGCAGCGCCACGCAAGCCCGCTCTTGTGGCAGAAGCCCAGGCACTCGCAGATACTGCGCCTGATGACATTAAGCAGAGAAGTGAGGCCATTAAATATCTGCGTAAGCAATGGTTATCGCTAACGCCGTCCTCATCAAATAACGACGAAAGCAGCGATAACAGTTTACAGCAGCAGTTTGATGATGCACTTGAAAAAGCGTTCGAGCCATGCAGAGCGTATTACGCCAAATTAGACGAACAACGCATCGCCTCGCGTGAGCAGCGCGAATCCATCATCAATACAGTTAAGGCAATGGATATTAATATGCCAGAAGCCGAGCTGGTGAAGGCATTTGATAGAGCATCTAAAAAATGGCATAGCGCAGGCCAGGTTGAGCGTGAAGTATACGAGCAGTTGAGACAAGAGTGGAAGACGGTTTCTTCGCCTATCCAAGATAAAGTGAGCCAGTGGCAAAGTGATAACAAAGCTCAAAAGCGCGCTTTGGTTGTTAAGGCTCAGCAGCTTTCCACAGGAGAAGATATAGCAGATGCTGCCGATAAGGCCCAGCAATTGCAAAAGCAATGGAAGCAAATAGGTCACGCCGGCAAACGCGAAGAGAGTAAGTTGTGGGCAGAGTTTAAAGCGGCAAACGATTCGGTTTTTGAACGTTTAAAAGCGCAGCGCAAACTGCAGAACAATGCATCAAATGCATTAGTTGATTCTTTGCTGAGTCAAGTTGAAGCTATCGATATTAACAGTGATGATGCTGGGTTTACCCAAGCCGTCGACGCAGTGCAAGCACAGCTAAGTGACTTGCCTAAAGCGCAGAGAAGTAAAATCGAACGAAAACTAGAATCTATTGAAAAAAAGCGAGAGACGCTAGCGAAAAGTGCACAGTCGCAAGCTCGCGTAGCCCGAGCTGAAGCGCTTGTCTCATTACTTCAGTTGAGCGTTGGTGAGGGCAGTGGTGATGAACAATCATTGGCAGAAACAATGGGCAAGCGGTGGTCAAGTTTACTTGGACAGTCTACTGGTAGTGCAATGAGCCAACACGATAGGCAATGGTTGACGGTAGCGCTAGAAGTAGCGGCGGGTGTGCCTAGTCCTGACGCTGATGCTTCGATTCGCTCTAGCGTACAACTACAAATGATGACATCTAAGTTAGAACAGGGTGAGGCGGCTACGGCTTCCGACATTCTTGCTGATTGGCTATCTTATGATTCGATAGATAAGGCGGACAAAAATCTGATTCAACGTGTCGTCGCAGTAATTGGTGCTAACCCTGAAATAGTGGCTTAA
- a CDS encoding YeaC family protein, producing MNIEALLASMTPEIYERLRQAVETGKWPDGTALNEEQRASSMQAVMLYQAKIEKSSEHMTVGESGEIVHKSKADFKRSLRDEQNDKNTIARFKQDDI from the coding sequence ATGAATATAGAAGCACTATTAGCCAGTATGACGCCGGAGATTTACGAGCGTCTGCGTCAGGCAGTTGAAACAGGTAAATGGCCTGACGGTACGGCTCTGAACGAAGAACAAAGAGCAAGCAGCATGCAGGCTGTAATGCTCTATCAAGCAAAAATAGAAAAGTCCTCTGAACACATGACTGTAGGCGAAAGCGGCGAAATTGTGCATAAAAGCAAAGCCGACTTTAAACGCTCGTTACGCGATGAGCAGAATGATAAAAATACAATAGCGCGGTTTAAACAGGATGATATTTAG
- a CDS encoding CC0125/CC1285 family lipoprotein: protein MNIKRKIKSSRILLTSVGAALSFAIVGCSSTPVAAPTPYKSAKSKAAYGYSSEKISANQYQVLFKATDKTPADKVQQYALYRAAEVAQEQEFTYLEVVKTNIDKKPVIAREITAGKEKPAVFQTDRQCTMSGCDEVAQPMAVPSTNDVVTTQINDIYFTIDVKMANDKTRLGKKVFTVSEILSEPLESKNAN from the coding sequence ATGAACATCAAAAGAAAAATTAAAAGTAGCCGTATACTCCTTACCTCTGTAGGTGCGGCATTAAGCTTTGCGATAGTAGGGTGTTCATCAACACCAGTAGCAGCCCCTACCCCATACAAGTCAGCAAAATCTAAAGCCGCGTATGGCTATTCAAGCGAAAAAATTTCTGCAAATCAGTATCAAGTCCTATTTAAAGCGACCGATAAGACGCCTGCCGACAAGGTACAGCAGTACGCTCTATATCGCGCTGCCGAAGTCGCCCAGGAGCAGGAGTTTACCTATTTAGAAGTGGTTAAAACAAATATTGATAAAAAGCCTGTTATAGCGCGAGAAATTACAGCAGGCAAAGAGAAGCCGGCGGTTTTTCAAACAGACAGGCAATGCACAATGTCTGGTTGTGATGAAGTGGCACAGCCTATGGCCGTACCAAGCACAAACGATGTAGTGACAACTCAGATTAACGACATCTACTTTACTATTGATGTAAAGATGGCGAATGATAAAACTCGATTAGGTAAGAAAGTCTTCACTGTTTCAGAAATACTTTCGGAGCCTCTAGAGTCCAAAAACGCCAACTAA
- a CDS encoding DUF883 domain-containing protein codes for MATQASAKPQTVKTNSTNSVAEPSHPVTDQLKDTLHASVDKLADSAGVAEENIRRTASSSAENMSERKRLAEQKWQASKVRKYAIENPVTTAGIAFAAGMLVTSLLRKK; via the coding sequence ACCCCAAACTGTTAAAACCAATAGTACTAACAGTGTGGCTGAACCGAGTCACCCAGTAACGGACCAACTAAAAGACACCCTTCACGCATCAGTAGACAAGCTTGCAGATAGTGCGGGTGTTGCGGAAGAAAACATTCGCCGTACAGCCTCATCGTCTGCAGAAAACATGTCAGAAAGAAAGCGTTTAGCGGAGCAGAAGTGGCAAGCATCGAAGGTACGTAAATACGCAATTGAAAATCCTGTTACAACTGCAGGTATCGCTTTTGCGGCGGGTATGCTAGTAACATCGCTTCTGCGTAAGAAGTAA